One genomic segment of Synechocystis sp. LKSZ1 includes these proteins:
- a CDS encoding cyclic nucleotide-binding domain-containing protein has protein sequence MITVASAAFFQGILGASSMALGALLAMVWKPGRQVSAAIMAFGSGTLIAALAFEIASKVYQKSNFWVLMAGFLVGGLLFTNLSRYIDEKGGFLRKPAASRRYVVEHYQTRPLSLMECLDSSEVLQTLPEAEKSQLAQLLTPHYAKPGDCLCQEGDPGDYFYFIAVGIADVYKGQTWISRLGAGEIFGEMSLLTNEPRSATVIAATPMELYRLDPQNFSQVLTQSPHLALAISRTLARRLRRTEEVKHEQKPESLIEQVPLWEPLGLSNHWQQENSTLEKLTQHSAPMAILVGTLLDNIPEAMVIGMNANLHSFGSAFLFAVFISNFPEALSSAFGMKQAGISSHRILYLWLGVVFSSGLIAIAGHWLQGSLSDTTVSLTEAVAGGGMLAMLASTMMPEAYELGGSSVSYATIIGFLMGFWISTGGLG, from the coding sequence GTGATCACGGTGGCCAGTGCGGCGTTTTTTCAGGGAATTCTCGGGGCTTCCAGTATGGCCCTGGGGGCCTTGTTGGCCATGGTCTGGAAACCTGGTCGTCAAGTATCGGCAGCGATTATGGCCTTTGGAAGTGGCACCCTGATCGCGGCCCTAGCCTTTGAAATTGCGAGCAAAGTCTATCAAAAGTCTAATTTTTGGGTATTAATGGCGGGTTTTTTAGTAGGGGGCCTGCTATTTACCAACCTGAGTCGCTACATTGATGAAAAGGGGGGATTTCTCCGCAAACCGGCCGCTAGTCGTCGCTATGTAGTGGAACATTACCAGACCCGGCCCCTCAGCCTCATGGAATGTTTAGACAGTAGTGAAGTCCTGCAAACTCTACCGGAAGCTGAAAAAAGCCAACTGGCTCAACTGCTAACTCCCCACTACGCAAAACCCGGGGACTGCCTCTGCCAGGAAGGAGACCCCGGTGACTACTTCTACTTCATTGCGGTGGGCATCGCAGATGTCTATAAAGGCCAAACCTGGATTAGTCGCCTGGGGGCTGGGGAGATTTTTGGGGAAATGTCCCTGCTGACCAACGAACCCCGCTCCGCTACGGTGATTGCGGCGACCCCCATGGAATTGTATCGGCTTGACCCGCAGAATTTTAGCCAAGTGCTCACCCAGTCGCCCCATTTAGCCTTAGCCATCAGTCGTACCCTGGCCCGTCGTTTGCGGCGCACGGAAGAAGTCAAACACGAGCAAAAACCCGAATCTCTGATTGAACAAGTCCCCCTCTGGGAACCCCTCGGCCTCAGCAACCATTGGCAACAGGAAAACTCGACCCTGGAAAAATTGACCCAGCACTCGGCCCCTATGGCTATTTTGGTTGGAACACTGCTAGATAATATTCCCGAGGCCATGGTGATCGGAATGAATGCCAATCTGCACAGTTTTGGCAGTGCCTTTTTATTTGCGGTCTTTATCTCAAATTTTCCTGAGGCCCTATCTAGCGCCTTTGGCATGAAGCAAGCAGGGATTTCCTCCCACCGTATTCTTTACTTGTGGTTAGGGGTTGTCTTTTCAAGTGGCCTAATAGCGATTGCTGGCCATTGGCTACAGGGCAGCTTATCTGATACAACGGTATCTCTAACGGAAGCGGTGGCCGGGGGGGGGATGTTAGCGATGCTAGCCAGTACCATGATGCCCGAGGCCTACGAGTTAGGAGGCAGTTCCGTCTCCTATGCCACGATTATCGGTTTTTTGATGGGCTTTTGGATCTCAACAGGGGGGTTGGGCTAA
- the bchH gene encoding magnesium chelatase subunit H yields the protein MKRIVIITGFEAFNRGLYQQAAQLAQQGCPGLEVLTFNDRDLQSQAKQVEAALAEADVFFASLIFDYDQVQWLRVRVQEIPIRLVFESALELMALTQLGQFCIGDKPQGMPKPIQMILSKFSSGREEDKLAGYLSFLKTGPKLLKFIPARKVQDLRQWLIIYGYWNAGGQKNVAALCWALAENYLGLSVQEIPPVQETPNKGLLHRDYEGYFTSPRDYLHWYQQRGGGQKPVVALLLYRKHVITQQRYIPQLIQAFEEAGLLPLPIFINGVEAHIIVRDWLTSRDEQALPGVKINKEAVPVEAIISTIGFPLVGGPAGSMEAGRQVEVAKQILSRKNVPYFIAAPLLIQDIHSWTRRGIGGLQSVVLYALPELDGAIDTVPLGGLVGDEIYLIPERVQRLTSRVKNWLKLRRKPKAERRIAIILYGFPPGYGATGTAALLNVPQSLLKVLQALQKEGYNIGELPASGEDLIAQVKAADESIAKADIEAKSVSVQALEKWLGYLLTQRIEKQWQSLTDTGIRTYGEQFYLGGIQLGNVWLGVQPPLGVAGDPMRLMFEKDLTPHPQYAAFYQWLEKEWQADAVVHFGMHGTVEWLPGSSLGNTSYSWPDILLGNLPNLYLYAANNPSESMLAKRRGYGVLISHNVPPYGRAGLYKELMTLRDLISEYREDPDKNQVLAPIIVQKVVDAGLEKDCVFAEGQKLGIDFTTENARLFSRHALQAYFYQVYDYLQVVEQRLFSSGLHTLGQAPSPEQLDGYLSAYFGDRLLERERTAIAYGYQSDGELLSLANGRGQTLQEALQIRDLLQQNTDEITNLLRGLNGEYIPPAPGGDLLRDGAGVLPTGRNIHALDPYRMPSTAAYERGRIMTQKILDQHLAENGNYPETVAVMLWGLDAIKTKGESLGILLELVGAEPIKEGTGRIVRYELIPLEQLTHPRIDVLANLSGIFRDTFTNILELLDDLFQRAAKADEPREQNFIRKHALTLQAQGVTNASARLFSNPAGDFGSLVNDQVVEGNWETDNELAQTWQGRNQFSYGRQDRGQARPEVLQHLLQTSGRIVQQIDSVEYGLTDIQEYYGNTGGLKLAAEKQQGRKVTANFIESFSQDTTPRKLEEVLRLEYRSKLLNPKWAEAMVAQGSGGAYEVSQRMTALLGWSGTVNFTDTWVYDQAAQTYALDPAMAEKLQRANPEAFRNIVGRMLEAHGRGFWPADEEKIAKLRQLYNLTEEELEGITV from the coding sequence ATGAAACGGATCGTGATCATTACGGGCTTTGAGGCCTTTAATCGGGGTCTGTACCAACAAGCCGCCCAATTAGCCCAGCAGGGTTGTCCAGGCCTAGAAGTCCTGACCTTTAACGACCGAGATTTGCAAAGTCAAGCGAAACAGGTCGAAGCGGCCTTAGCTGAAGCCGACGTTTTTTTTGCCAGCCTGATCTTTGACTACGACCAGGTGCAATGGTTGAGGGTCAGAGTTCAAGAGATTCCCATTCGTTTGGTATTTGAGTCGGCCCTGGAGTTGATGGCTTTGACTCAATTAGGACAATTTTGCATCGGCGATAAGCCCCAGGGGATGCCGAAACCGATCCAGATGATCCTGAGCAAGTTCTCCAGTGGCCGAGAGGAGGATAAGTTAGCGGGTTATCTCAGTTTTCTCAAAACTGGCCCGAAATTGCTCAAATTTATTCCCGCCCGTAAGGTGCAGGATCTGCGGCAATGGCTGATTATCTATGGTTATTGGAACGCCGGGGGCCAGAAAAATGTGGCGGCGCTCTGTTGGGCCTTGGCCGAAAATTATTTAGGTCTATCTGTTCAAGAAATTCCCCCCGTCCAGGAAACCCCTAACAAGGGCCTGTTGCATCGTGACTATGAGGGCTACTTCACCAGTCCCAGGGATTATCTCCACTGGTATCAACAACGGGGCGGTGGGCAGAAACCCGTGGTGGCTTTATTGCTGTACCGTAAACACGTTATTACCCAGCAACGCTACATTCCCCAGTTAATTCAGGCCTTTGAGGAAGCAGGCTTATTGCCCCTACCGATTTTTATTAACGGGGTTGAAGCTCATATCATTGTGCGGGATTGGCTCACCAGCCGAGATGAACAAGCTTTACCAGGGGTCAAAATTAATAAGGAAGCGGTTCCGGTTGAAGCCATTATCTCCACCATTGGTTTTCCCCTCGTCGGTGGCCCTGCGGGTTCCATGGAGGCCGGACGACAGGTGGAAGTGGCCAAGCAAATCCTCAGCCGCAAGAATGTCCCCTACTTCATCGCTGCACCCCTGCTGATCCAAGATATTCACTCCTGGACAAGACGGGGCATTGGGGGCCTGCAAAGTGTGGTGCTCTACGCTCTGCCAGAATTGGACGGGGCCATTGATACCGTTCCCCTCGGGGGTCTAGTGGGAGATGAGATTTATCTAATTCCAGAACGGGTACAACGTCTGACCAGTCGGGTGAAAAATTGGCTCAAATTGCGACGCAAACCGAAGGCTGAGCGCCGGATTGCCATTATTCTCTACGGTTTTCCCCCCGGCTACGGGGCCACCGGAACAGCGGCTTTGCTCAATGTACCTCAAAGTTTACTCAAAGTCCTACAGGCCCTGCAAAAGGAAGGCTACAACATCGGGGAATTACCCGCTAGTGGAGAAGACTTGATTGCCCAGGTGAAGGCGGCGGATGAGAGTATTGCCAAGGCGGATATTGAGGCGAAAAGTGTCAGCGTCCAGGCCCTGGAAAAATGGCTCGGTTATCTGCTGACCCAACGCATCGAAAAACAATGGCAGTCCTTGACCGATACGGGGATTCGTACCTACGGTGAGCAGTTCTATTTGGGCGGGATTCAGCTAGGGAATGTCTGGTTAGGCGTACAACCCCCCTTGGGTGTGGCCGGCGATCCCATGCGTTTAATGTTTGAGAAGGATTTAACGCCCCATCCCCAGTACGCTGCTTTTTATCAGTGGCTGGAAAAGGAATGGCAGGCCGATGCAGTGGTTCACTTCGGTATGCACGGCACAGTGGAATGGTTGCCGGGTTCTTCTCTGGGCAATACCAGCTATTCCTGGCCCGATATTTTGCTCGGCAATCTGCCCAATCTTTACCTCTACGCTGCCAATAATCCCTCGGAATCAATGTTGGCCAAACGGCGGGGTTACGGAGTGTTGATTTCCCATAATGTGCCTCCCTATGGCCGGGCGGGCCTCTACAAAGAATTAATGACCCTGCGGGATTTAATCAGCGAATATCGGGAAGATCCGGATAAAAATCAGGTCTTGGCCCCGATCATTGTGCAAAAAGTTGTTGATGCGGGCTTAGAAAAAGATTGTGTTTTTGCGGAAGGCCAAAAATTAGGCATTGATTTCACCACAGAAAATGCCCGTCTCTTTAGTCGGCATGCCCTCCAGGCCTATTTTTACCAGGTCTATGACTATTTACAGGTGGTGGAACAGCGGCTTTTTTCTTCTGGGTTACATACTCTTGGCCAGGCCCCTAGTCCTGAACAATTGGATGGTTATCTGTCTGCCTATTTTGGTGATCGACTCCTGGAGCGGGAACGTACTGCCATTGCCTACGGCTATCAGAGCGATGGGGAATTACTGTCCTTGGCAAATGGTCGGGGGCAAACTCTCCAGGAAGCTTTGCAGATTCGAGACCTATTGCAACAAAACACCGACGAGATTACTAATTTACTGCGGGGCCTGAATGGGGAATATATTCCACCAGCTCCTGGCGGCGATCTGCTCCGAGATGGTGCGGGCGTTTTACCCACTGGCCGTAATATCCATGCCCTTGATCCCTACCGGATGCCTTCAACCGCGGCCTACGAACGGGGCCGGATCATGACCCAGAAAATTCTAGACCAACACTTGGCGGAAAATGGCAACTATCCTGAAACCGTGGCGGTGATGCTCTGGGGCCTGGATGCCATTAAAACCAAAGGAGAATCCCTGGGCATTTTATTGGAACTGGTGGGGGCTGAACCGATTAAGGAAGGAACCGGCCGCATTGTCCGCTACGAATTAATTCCCTTGGAACAGTTAACCCATCCCCGCATTGATGTTTTGGCCAATCTATCCGGGATTTTCCGCGATACCTTTACCAATATTTTGGAATTACTGGATGACCTCTTTCAACGGGCCGCCAAAGCCGATGAACCCAGGGAGCAAAACTTTATCCGCAAACATGCCCTTACTCTCCAGGCCCAGGGAGTGACCAATGCCAGTGCCCGACTTTTTTCCAATCCCGCCGGGGACTTTGGTTCCCTGGTGAATGACCAAGTGGTGGAAGGCAACTGGGAAACGGATAATGAACTGGCTCAGACTTGGCAGGGCCGCAATCAATTTAGCTATGGCCGTCAAGACCGAGGGCAAGCTCGGCCAGAAGTTTTGCAACATCTCCTGCAAACCAGTGGCCGCATTGTGCAACAGATCGACTCGGTGGAGTATGGCCTGACCGATATTCAGGAATACTACGGCAATACGGGAGGACTCAAACTAGCGGCGGAAAAACAGCAGGGCCGCAAAGTGACGGCTAATTTCATCGAGAGCTTTTCCCAGGACACGACCCCCCGCAAACTGGAGGAGGTGTTGCGGCTGGAATACCGCAGTAAATTGCTCAATCCTAAATGGGCCGAGGCAATGGTGGCCCAGGGGTCAGGGGGAGCCTATGAAGTCTCGCAACGGATGACGGCCCTATTGGGCTGGAGCGGAACAGTGAACTTTACCGATACCTGGGTTTATGACCAAGCGGCCCAGACCTATGCCCTTGACCCAGCCATGGCGGAGAAACTCCAACGGGCTAATCCCGAAGCCTTTCGCAATATTGTCGGGCGGATGCTAGAGGCCCACGGGCGGGGCTTTTGGCCAGCAGATGAAGAAAAAATTGCCAAATTACGGCAGTTGTATAACCTAACAGAGGAGGAATTGGAAGGAATCACGGTCTAA
- the recJ gene encoding single-stranded-DNA-specific exonuclease RecJ: MPSLPCQRWKIAAPPADAVQAISQATGLAPLLAQVLVNRGITHPAQAAVFRDPEALALPNPLTEFPDLEKSVELLSQAIQEKLPVAICGDYDADGMTSTALLLRALRFLGGQVDYAIPSRMTDGYGINERIVREFAEAGIKLILTVDNGISAYGAIALAVELGLTVIITDHHDLPEILPPAQAILNPKLLPATSLYHGLAGVGVAYILAVTTAQRLGQLTGLTSQLLELYTLGTIADLAPLVGVNRRWLKRGLRLLPQSQILGVQALIKVANIQVGQKSLQPDDIGFQLGPRINAVGRIGNPQWVIELLTTTNPDLAQEQAQRCEETNRQRQTLCETIEQEAIKLIESTPLLWQEDRVLLVVHPHWHHGVIGIVASRLVERYGVPVFIATEEGEGQIRGSARGTEEFHIYEALDRCKDLLGKFGGHRAAGGFSLAAANLEAFQQRLRTFAHEHLQPEQLRPLVKIDAEARFADLTFELRQQIDQLQPWGIGNEFPVFWTPQVRLLEQRRVGKEQKHLQLTLTDGPGQIKLKGIAWRWGEYAPLPACLDLAYKLQVNDYRGEKTLQLEIVGCRLP; the protein is encoded by the coding sequence ATGCCCTCTCTACCTTGCCAACGCTGGAAAATTGCCGCGCCGCCGGCCGATGCCGTCCAGGCCATCAGCCAAGCCACAGGCCTAGCCCCCCTACTGGCCCAAGTGCTCGTCAATCGGGGTATTACCCACCCAGCCCAAGCGGCGGTGTTTCGTGACCCGGAGGCCCTGGCTCTGCCGAATCCCTTAACGGAGTTTCCCGACCTGGAAAAAAGTGTGGAACTCCTAAGTCAGGCCATTCAAGAAAAACTCCCCGTGGCAATCTGTGGGGATTACGATGCCGACGGCATGACCAGTACTGCCTTGCTTCTGCGGGCCCTGCGTTTCCTCGGGGGCCAGGTGGATTACGCCATTCCCAGTCGTATGACCGATGGTTACGGCATTAACGAGCGTATTGTGCGGGAATTTGCAGAGGCGGGCATTAAGCTGATTTTGACAGTGGATAACGGCATTTCTGCCTATGGGGCCATTGCCCTAGCGGTAGAACTGGGTCTAACGGTAATCATCACCGACCACCATGACTTACCGGAAATCCTGCCCCCAGCTCAAGCGATTCTTAACCCGAAGCTATTGCCAGCAACCTCCCTTTACCATGGTCTGGCTGGCGTGGGTGTGGCCTATATTTTGGCCGTTACCACCGCCCAACGCCTCGGTCAACTGACAGGCCTAACTTCTCAACTCCTAGAGCTATACACCCTGGGTACGATTGCAGACTTAGCCCCCCTGGTGGGCGTGAATCGGCGCTGGCTCAAACGCGGCCTACGTCTCCTGCCCCAGTCCCAAATCCTGGGTGTCCAGGCCTTGATCAAGGTGGCAAATATTCAAGTCGGCCAAAAAAGCTTGCAACCCGACGATATTGGTTTTCAGCTTGGCCCCCGCATCAATGCCGTCGGACGGATTGGCAATCCCCAGTGGGTAATTGAACTCCTGACTACAACTAATCCTGACCTGGCCCAAGAACAGGCCCAGCGGTGCGAAGAGACCAACCGCCAACGCCAGACCCTGTGCGAAACCATTGAACAGGAAGCCATTAAGCTGATTGAATCGACCCCCCTTCTCTGGCAAGAAGACCGAGTTTTACTAGTGGTGCATCCCCATTGGCACCATGGGGTGATCGGCATTGTGGCCTCGCGTCTGGTGGAACGCTACGGCGTACCAGTTTTTATCGCCACAGAGGAAGGTGAGGGCCAGATTCGTGGTTCGGCTCGGGGCACGGAGGAATTTCATATCTACGAGGCCCTGGATCGATGTAAAGACCTGTTGGGAAAATTTGGAGGCCATCGGGCCGCTGGGGGGTTTAGTCTAGCGGCGGCCAATTTAGAGGCCTTTCAGCAGCGGTTACGGACGTTTGCCCATGAGCATCTCCAGCCCGAACAGCTTAGGCCCCTGGTCAAGATCGATGCCGAGGCCCGATTTGCTGATTTGACCTTTGAATTACGTCAACAGATTGATCAATTACAACCCTGGGGCATTGGCAATGAGTTTCCTGTCTTTTGGACACCCCAGGTGCGCCTGCTGGAACAACGACGGGTTGGCAAGGAGCAAAAGCATCTGCAACTCACCCTAACCGATGGCCCTGGTCAAATAAAGCTAAAGGGCATTGCCTGGCGCTGGGGAGAATACGCCCCTTTGCCGGCCTGTCTCGACCTGGCCTATAAGCTTCAGGTCAATGACTATCGCGGCGAAAAGACATTGCAACTGGAAATTGTCGGTTGTCGTCTTCCCTAG
- a CDS encoding Mur ligase family protein, producing MGSKLSTGDRLRLGLAVGLAKTITALVRFLRLGAASVMPGAIARRLQPRLLALLCQQVRQGVILVVGTNGKTTTSLLLRTILEDQGLRVTHNATGANLINGLATALLADTNLIGQLQTDFAILEVDENVLPLVLQDCQSRVILALNLFRDQLDRYGEVDSISQRWQAAITPLPPETVVVLNADDPTLSYLGQQLPQTVRYFGLAEPKLYLEAIPHAVDSIYCPRCGHPLDYQGVYLSHLGDFSCPGCGFSKSQPAFHSSEWPQILIGVYNKYNTLAAGLVAQELGIATPQIFNNIKNFKAAFGRAEELTIEGKAVRILLSKNPVGMNETIRAVNDLKAQGETSTVLLVLNDRIPDGTDVSWIWDVDTEALVQSGGTFIVSGDRLYDMALRLQYSRDSLAADDSFQLLVEPDLALAIQQALDHTPDLETLHILPTYSAMLKVREILTGRKIL from the coding sequence ATGGGTAGTAAACTTTCCACAGGAGACCGCCTTCGTCTGGGCCTGGCTGTTGGCCTAGCAAAAACGATTACGGCCCTTGTCCGATTCCTCCGCCTCGGGGCCGCTAGTGTGATGCCGGGGGCCATTGCCCGCCGCCTCCAGCCCCGTTTGCTGGCCCTGCTCTGCCAACAGGTTCGCCAGGGGGTCATCTTGGTGGTGGGAACCAACGGTAAAACGACGACCTCCCTGCTCCTGCGCACGATCCTAGAAGACCAGGGTCTGCGAGTAACTCATAATGCCACGGGGGCCAATTTAATCAATGGCTTGGCGACGGCCCTGCTGGCTGATACCAACCTGATTGGCCAATTACAGACGGACTTTGCCATCCTAGAGGTCGATGAAAATGTCTTGCCCCTGGTGCTCCAGGATTGTCAGTCTAGGGTGATCTTGGCCCTGAACCTGTTTCGTGACCAACTCGACCGCTACGGTGAAGTCGATAGCATTAGTCAGCGCTGGCAGGCTGCCATTACCCCCCTGCCCCCGGAAACGGTGGTGGTGCTCAATGCGGATGACCCGACCCTCTCCTACCTAGGCCAACAGTTACCCCAAACCGTTCGCTATTTCGGCCTGGCGGAACCGAAACTCTATCTCGAAGCCATTCCCCATGCTGTTGATTCTATTTACTGCCCCCGCTGTGGCCATCCCCTCGACTACCAAGGCGTGTATCTCTCCCATTTAGGAGATTTTTCTTGTCCAGGTTGCGGTTTTAGCAAAAGTCAGCCTGCTTTCCATAGTAGTGAATGGCCCCAAATCCTGATCGGGGTTTACAACAAGTACAACACCCTGGCAGCTGGTCTGGTGGCCCAGGAATTGGGCATTGCCACACCGCAGATTTTCAACAATATTAAAAACTTCAAAGCGGCCTTTGGCCGAGCGGAAGAATTGACCATTGAGGGGAAAGCCGTTCGCATTTTATTGTCCAAAAACCCCGTGGGCATGAATGAAACCATCCGTGCCGTCAATGACCTCAAGGCCCAGGGTGAAACCTCGACGGTTTTGCTGGTGCTCAATGACCGCATTCCTGATGGCACTGATGTCTCTTGGATCTGGGATGTGGATACCGAGGCTCTGGTGCAATCCGGTGGTACTTTTATTGTCAGCGGTGACCGCCTCTACGACATGGCCCTGCGATTGCAGTACAGTCGGGATAGCTTAGCTGCCGATGATTCATTCCAGCTTTTAGTGGAACCCGACCTGGCCCTGGCCATCCAACAGGCCCTCGACCATACTCCTGACCTGGAAACTCTGCATATTCTGCCGACCTATTCGGCAATGTTGAAAGTCCGAGAAATTCTGACGGGCCGCAAAATTCTCTAG
- a CDS encoding methyltransferase domain-containing protein has product MAISSLPPDSELKTYLLSFDLFEQLGRSQEGEEYINSHLQRFRKTLEQLPVLSGEVQVLELGASPYFMTFLIQKYFGYNVSTANFFADYRTPGGGTKTERIRSRAYQEDHEYTYPLFNLETDPFPFPDQAFDIILCCEIIEHLIMDPSFMLAEIHRLLKPGGYLLLTTPNIASFKNVLALLQGRNIQHSYSGYGVYGRHNREFTAHELTELLKCHNFEVQVTVDDVYPSPAWIQWLTALPPWRSYRDNLFALCRALPGSHYPQYPQWLYSHLWGHASNINRFTKTQIVMGQGEEIQLGEGWYPLENEPPHFRWTEAQAVVRLRVPPGANAFCLEANSGGREITFQLWQESYLVGSFTLVGRRWIQFFLPATLTQPRPGEEPILSFRLVILNPFRPSEVDPQSTDQRLLGLVVYRLQLTGPNPCTVGD; this is encoded by the coding sequence ATGGCGATTTCCTCCCTGCCCCCGGATTCCGAACTCAAAACCTATCTGCTCAGCTTTGACCTGTTTGAGCAACTGGGCCGCTCCCAAGAAGGGGAAGAATACATTAATTCCCACCTACAGCGTTTCCGCAAAACCCTCGAACAGTTACCCGTGCTATCCGGTGAGGTGCAAGTACTGGAACTAGGGGCCTCTCCTTACTTTATGACCTTTTTGATTCAAAAATATTTTGGTTATAACGTTAGCACCGCCAATTTCTTTGCCGACTATCGCACCCCAGGAGGAGGGACTAAAACAGAGAGGATTCGTAGTCGAGCCTATCAGGAAGACCACGAATATACCTATCCCCTCTTTAACCTGGAGACCGACCCTTTTCCCTTTCCAGACCAGGCTTTTGATATTATTCTCTGTTGTGAAATTATCGAACATTTAATCATGGATCCCAGTTTTATGCTGGCGGAAATCCATCGTTTGCTTAAACCCGGCGGCTATCTATTGTTAACCACCCCCAATATTGCTAGCTTCAAAAATGTACTGGCACTCCTGCAAGGCCGGAATATCCAGCACAGCTATTCAGGTTACGGGGTCTATGGCCGCCACAACCGGGAGTTTACGGCCCACGAATTGACTGAATTGCTCAAGTGCCACAACTTTGAGGTGCAAGTGACGGTGGATGATGTCTATCCCAGTCCAGCCTGGATACAGTGGTTGACAGCCCTCCCACCCTGGCGCAGCTATCGAGATAATCTCTTTGCCCTCTGTCGGGCATTACCGGGAAGTCATTATCCCCAGTACCCCCAATGGCTCTACAGTCATCTCTGGGGCCATGCCAGCAACATTAATCGTTTTACGAAAACCCAGATCGTCATGGGCCAGGGCGAGGAGATCCAACTGGGAGAAGGTTGGTATCCCCTCGAAAATGAACCGCCCCATTTCCGTTGGACAGAAGCTCAGGCGGTGGTGCGTCTCCGGGTTCCCCCTGGGGCCAATGCCTTTTGTCTGGAGGCCAATAGTGGCGGCCGGGAAATAACCTTTCAACTCTGGCAGGAAAGCTATCTGGTAGGCAGTTTTACCCTGGTGGGACGGCGCTGGATTCAGTTTTTCCTGCCCGCGACCCTAACTCAACCCCGTCCTGGGGAAGAGCCGATTCTTTCCTTCCGGCTAGTGATCCTCAATCCCTTTCGGCCCTCGGAGGTTGATCCCCAGTCCACCGATCAGCGTCTCCTCGGCCTGGTGGTCTATCGCCTACAATTGACGGGGCCAAATCCCTGTACAGTAGGGGATTAG
- the nfi gene encoding deoxyribonuclease V (cleaves DNA at apurinic or apyrimidinic sites): MVIPSLAEAQQIQAELRHRVILHNQFTPPQTIAGVDVAFPQKGRLSRAAIVVLSYPGLEVLETAVAEILTSFPYIPGYLSFRELPALLAAWHKLHQQADMILVDGQGLAHPRRFGLACHLGVVLDKPTIAVAKSRLVGLHDPVPLEKGQWVPLMDQQETIGAVLRSRVGVRPLYISQGHRLDLPTVLDYVKACLSRYRLPEPTRLADKLSKSYSA; this comes from the coding sequence ATGGTGATCCCCTCTCTGGCCGAGGCCCAGCAAATCCAGGCAGAACTGCGCCATCGTGTCATTCTCCATAATCAATTCACCCCGCCCCAGACCATTGCCGGGGTGGATGTGGCCTTTCCCCAAAAGGGCCGTCTGAGCCGGGCGGCCATCGTTGTCCTGAGCTATCCCGGCCTGGAGGTTCTAGAGACAGCCGTTGCGGAAATTCTCACGAGTTTTCCCTATATCCCTGGCTATCTCTCTTTTCGGGAATTACCGGCCCTGTTGGCAGCGTGGCATAAACTACACCAGCAAGCGGACATGATTTTGGTGGATGGCCAGGGCCTGGCCCATCCCCGTCGTTTTGGCCTGGCCTGTCACCTAGGCGTGGTTCTCGATAAACCCACCATTGCCGTGGCCAAATCCCGTTTGGTCGGCCTGCATGACCCGGTGCCTCTTGAAAAAGGCCAGTGGGTGCCCCTGATGGATCAGCAGGAAACCATCGGTGCGGTTCTGCGCTCTCGTGTTGGGGTCAGGCCCCTCTACATTTCCCAAGGCCATCGTCTTGACCTACCCACCGTCTTAGATTACGTGAAGGCCTGTTTAAGCCGCTATCGTTTACCAGAACCGACCCGCCTAGCGGATAAACTGAGTAAATCCTATTCTGCTTGA